The genomic window ctaagaaaaattgaaaagttcccatttcttctataatttcaaTAGCGTAACACACGATCAGTTTTAATATCATAGTTACCTTACGCATTGGCAATAACTGGAAACCAACTCTATCCCACGATTAGGAATTGGAAATATAACTtcaatgagaagaaaaaaagaggaaggaaatTAGTCACAACTCACAACCTAAGCCTTACATTTGTTACAACTCTTTTTGCAAGAATGATGCATGTAAGCAGGATTCTTTTCACATTCTCCTCCTGAAGCCCATAGTGAACAGTGTTGATTATCATCTACACAGCCTCCAATTTCGGGAGGTGCCGAACCGAAGCGCCTGACATGAATCCAGCACGTTGCAGACCATTTCTCTCCCTTTGTCACCGGGCAGCTCCCATGCAGGCTAGCCTGGTCTGTAGTTGCATCTGGGTGAAGGCTGAAAAACAGTATGGCATCACCTTTCCTTGGTTTCACTGTAAAGAGAGAAACGGTTCACGTTAAGTATGGAGGAAGTTCTATAGAGCAGAAGAAGAGAACTGGATTCCCTGTTCTTTAGCTTAAAACTTTTACTGCAGAAGGGATCGTTGCTTAAACGTAGGTGTAATTTACAGAATTGCATCCCTTGTTGGTTACTGTGTTTTTAGGAAACAACCGAAGTATATTCAAGAATAAGGTTGTACTGATGAAAACCAAATTACAGATTACAGCAGATcctgaaaaaaattgtgattaCGATTGCTAGCTCAAAGCTTTAAGATTAgctatttttatatttactgCTAACTGGATAAACGAAATTTTTTCATGTGGGCACGCATCtttttctgtgtgtgtgtagtgtGTTGCCGTGCAACATGCACAAAAGTGATGTGTAAGATTGGTCTTGTCATCTATTTGGCAGTAATGGGGAATAAAATAGATGCCAGcaacaaaagaataacaaaagaGCTGCACCATTTTACCCACTGTCCATATccatcaaataaataaattctGAAATCTACCaaaacaattcaaaaatttttcattccCGAACTTATATTGCTGGTTTTAATTTCACTAACATgcacaagaaacaaaaaggttTACTGGAATAGTCACAGTTTTTTCATTCTGCAGAAATTAAACTGGAAAAATCAACCACATAACAAGATCAGATTAATTGCAAACCTGCCAAACCACTTTTTGCACAGTCGGACCAGGAATCATCCTTCTCTTGAACAACACCCTGAAAACACGCGGATATTAATAATGGAGAATCATGGCAACAATGATCAAGTTGAGAGCAACGGCTTACCTCTGAATTGGGGAAGACTGTTTCCCCTCCCATTTCAACATCAGCCAAGTACATGAGAACTGTGGCCATCCGATGGCCACCAAGAGCTACATTTTTGGGGTCATGGAAATAATCAAAATGCGGCTCATATTTCTGACCAACCTCATAGTGTAGTATATGAATAGATTCACCATTTTCTGacattaagaaagaaaagatcagTTTCAAGTtgacaatctctctctctccttctctctcaaacacaaatagacacagacacacacacacacacacacacattcactCACCTTTGGGAAGAAGAGTCCACGCAGCAATTCTATCCTCTATTCTGGTAACAATATCATcctaaaaagattgaaaaacgAGAACCAAAAATCAACAAGAGGAAGTGTCTTTTCAACGACAACAGCAATTATATTACAAGCATAAAATAAACGCACCAAGAAAAATTGGATTCAATAGGACTACTGAGAAAGATGAGAGCGCAATTTAATAGCCAGCGTGAATGCATCTTCAGTGACGaaacaacaataacaacagAAAAGTAATGCTCAATAAGGAAAATAATTCATGCATTGAAGGATAAATCACTCTCATCCCTGACATGCAcacaatgttttaaaacaaaaaaaattcattcgaAAACCCCAGGGCGTTTGATATGATCGTTTACTGCATTGATCCGCTTGTCACTGTGACTAATAGCACTAAGCCCCCtcagagaaaataaaaatcaaccCTGGTGCAGCGGAACTTCTGCATAGataccaaaaaagaaagacaagtcATCCAAGAGGAACCCACCTGCCCCTTGGCGAGGAAGTGCCCAGAGCTCGTGCGGACGGTGCTTTCAACACTATCACCGGAATTACTATCCGCTACCATGGATTTCTCAAGCTTGCCCTTTGCCTACAACAATTAAATCAAGAAATTCGGTCTCTGTTGAATGGACATCCTAAAAATCATCGAATAACAACAAGAGTTACGTTACCAATTTGATGAGGTGATCACATTCCTCATGTGAAAGAAAACCCTGGTACAAGAAAGCCCTACAAAATAATTGAGATATCATCAGCAGTGCGGGTGCTACcaattctagaaaaaaaaaaaaaaaatcagtactTGGTTCAACGGAGATGAATTTAAGAAATGCAAATGCACACACCTGGGGCGCCAAGAGAGCTGCGTGACTCGAGGAACCCGAGAAAAATATGACTCGTCGCCATCGGTCTTCAATCTCAAATGGTCGCtgcaaaatgcagaaaaaagaccaaaataaagATGTTGGCAGTGGAGAAAACAATGCAGAACAGGAAAATCGAGAGAGACggagtggaagagggagaaatacGTCTCTACGGAGGCGACGGAGAGAAGGGCGTGGGAAATAAGAAACAGAGTGAGCGCAAGGAATGACATTTTTCtgacgaagaagaagacgaaTGAGGAGGAGAAGCAGGCTTACGGCGTAGCCGACGACGCCAACCATAGAAGCCTTTATCATCAGATCCATTGGCGCTTCTTCCAATCGGTCTACTTCGAGTCTGGTAGCCGCACACTGGTTTTTGGGCTTTCCCTCGTTCGCTTCTTCAAAGTCAAAATAAGGGAAACTATGGACGCCTTCCTCGTGGGAAGCATTACTGCCACCGCCAATTCAGGATAGATATTTTCAGGTGAGTTATAtttcaatttaatattttacCTGCCACAATTTCTTTTCCCAAATAGTATCAACCCGCTGAGGCCGTATCTGCGTTTGCACTCATTGAGGACGGGAGGCATTGACTTGAGTTTGACTGCTTCCAACCTGCGATGGACGGTTCAGATTCGTCAAGATTTAGTTCCCTTTTTATTTATGCCATTAAATTCTGCATCCATACAGTATTACTATCGTACCACACCGGCTCGTATCGGCTTATACCGATTCCGAGTCGGCCAATTCATCGGCTGAGAGAGTACCACTATTTTATTCCTCATATTCTCCTTGATTAAATTGCCAAAACATTGGTTTTTGGAGCTAATGAACCGATGTGGATAAATTATGACTTGTGAAAGTTAATCAAAACTTTAATAttataacaacaacaaaaaattacgtTAGGCATTCTTGGAcgcctttttttaattaaagaacGTGGTTTTAAAATCTGATATCTAAACCCTAAACATGAGGACATGTCAGCCACGTTTACAGGTCAGGAGAAAAgtgagaaattttttataagatgggttgaaatacaatttcaaaattttaataggaattaaaatgtaattttttgatttttttttattttacatgtaaacttaaaaaattatggAAGGGCCAAAGACCGGATACCCTGCGTTTGATCCCTAGAAAATTTATTGTTGACGAGGCATGAggattcagattttaaaatCCATCCAGTTCCTGGCAAACacatgataattttttttggcattgaggagtttttcaaaaaatatggaccaaaaaaacaaacaattggAGGCATCCAAGGATGACTTGTCCATCATTTTtatggagaagacaaaaaaaaaagaaaaagaaaaaggaaaacctttgTGTCTGACTCCACTCCGAGGGAAAACCCTCAGAGATCGTTTGATAGTTGTACTATAAGACAAAACGAACAAGATGTCTTGTCCATCACACTACTGTTTTGTCTGTCCTATCAATGGTGTTCTCTGTCTATTGTTTGATAGTTTTAAGAACGAACACCATGTTTTTTATGTCCATTGTTTGATAGTTTTAAGAATGACCTCTCAATGCACTGCATGACGGGTTTCATAATTGTTTGGCATCTgtcttaaaaaattatttcaacaTCACACTCTCTTTTAGGATTTTCAGGAATACTGTTAACTTTTTACAATTTCATGTCttcgaaaaaaattaaaacagtgttttatttccaaaagtttcttttcttaatcCATTGATGCCCATCAAGCATAGAAATGGTCAATTCAGTTTGAGCAAACATGAGACGGTTTTGGAATAAAGTACCGCGATTGCCATTCCTTCAATTCCAGCATTATGTTTATGGAATTGTCATTCCAAAATCAAGACCCAGGGGAAGCGAATGATATCTCTCATATATTTACATTGAACGAGCCAGAAATTTAAGTAAAAGGGGCACATGATTAGGAGCTCTGGAGAAAGTTCTAGGGAAGAGGGGGAGGGTTTGCATGAGGGTCTATTGTGTTCCTTGATCATAGGCAATGGCAGATCTGGGGGATTTTGGGTGCCAGAAAACTCTTTGAAGGATGAGACAATTGTGGTGGTAATCCACATGGAAATAGAAATCGTATGGGTGCGGCGGCTGGTTCTTGGCTGGTGGTTGTTGAAAGTACTGGATTTAAAGATGTTTGAGAGTCAGAATAACATAAAAGAGAATTGTTGTTTATGAAATAGTTAAGTATTATCTTGCATAGGCTCGATATAtgtcctgattttttttttactatagaTACCACGCATCTGAGTTTAATGTTATTAGATCAAGGCAAATCGAGATAAAAAAATAGACACTCATCTCTACGTAAGGCTGCACAggagtcgagtcgagcccgagctcagTCAGCTCGACCTCGACTcagctcaaaaaactcaagctcaagctcggctcgaactcaagtcgagctccttataacaagatcgagctcgactcgactacacaaaatggagctcaaactcgacttgctTAACCCATTTAAATCGTTTAGGCTTTAACTCGTTTagcgttaactcgtgtaagcattaactcttCGCGTAACTTGTGAAattgtttaactcgtttaactcacgTACAAGGCACTACGCAGAATGTTTTATTGCTAATCTAACACCAAAAACATTCACAAGCAATACGATCGACGTCTAAGTTTGGATACCACAAACTTAACGACCGATTGCAGTCACAAGCAACAGGGTCCACATAAATCAATTAAGtgtgttttcaaaatcaaaacaaagaaaaaacaactggTATGCTGCTAACTCTTATGGGAACATGAACTTATCCGCACAATCTAAGCAAAGAAAAGCAGCAGAAACGGTGGAGCCTTCAAGTTCGGGAAAGAAAGCCCCCCAGAAACCTTGCTTCGTAATCACAACACTCTGGACAGGTAACACATGAGTTGCTGGGCAGTGGGTACGTTCTTAAAACCACCATCATAAATTGCTTGACTAGCCCCAGCAACCATTGCCATTGTTGCTTGCTTCAAGGCATACTGACCTGGTATCTGCATCAATGTCTGACCAGCAACCATGTTAGATAGCGCCAACTGCCTCTCATATAGGCCTGCAGCAGACGGCATAGGAAAGGGAGCAGGAGGAGGAAGTGGTGTCGAGCTCTGGAGTGGGCTTGTTGCCCCAGGAGCACTACACAGCATAAGAAAACATAGAGAGGAGCTCAAGTCAACATACATGACATGAGGCAAAAACACCACCATCATCCAAGTGGgaacaaacaaaagcaaaacaaagacaCTGATAAAATCAACAAGCTTGATAGAAGCTAAAGCTCaataaatatatagatatatggaTATAAAAGCTAAAGCTTGTTGCCGGTGCATGTAATCCATAAAGATTTTTATTGAAGaagaaatgttttttcaaatagtTCACTAATGGCCAAAGGAGACACTATAGAAGCCAAAAGTTATTAAAAATGGGTAGAGAAACAGACCTGCATGACAACAAATATGTAATGCAAAAGAAATCGTGATATTAGTTGGTCATTTTGAATAGAATATCTAACTAGAAGTCCACAAAAGTTCCAAGAAAAATCAGAGAAACAGTGAAAAAGAATTGTCATCACAACAAAGACCAATAGTATTTATGCCATCCATTTGGTTGACAACCAAATCTTGGTTATAAATCTTTGGCTCTTGAATGATTTTTCATCTAATGACACAAATATTTTATACTACTATGACCACAAAAAAGGTATGCAATCTAGAAGGCACATTTAGATACAAATCTATGCTCTCCAGCCAATTTCACAAGTTCATTATTAAGTCaaaccttaaaaaaataattaacaaactCATAGAAGGATTATCATTTGGCTAGCAACAAGCCATTGAGTCCTCAAATactaaaattgaagcaatgccATCTATTTGCTAAATTCAATAGATAAACATTTGTTGAATTCAATagataaacatttgaaaaactAAGTCAAATTATGTGTTAGATTTTACCTTTTATTCCAATAACAGCTCAAATGaggaggatatatatatatataaatcccCATGAATATATTAGCAATATTTATAACCACATAATGATAATCAAATactaaaattgaagaaaagcaTGGTACACTTCAAGTATTGGAGATATTTATTTAAGACagtatccaaatccaaactcaCGTCTCTTTCAAGGAAGGACATCTCCCCAAGAATTCCGGGATCTGCATATTCAAGTTGTTGTTTCTCAAGAGTCAGTTCACTGCAAAATCAGAGAAATCAAAGTTCATATTCTACGAAATTTTGACAATTATATAAGCCAAAAGCCAAACATGAACTATGTATTATTCACATTATCTCAACTCTAGTAAAGCTGCTGCAGTTTGGAAGAGTGTTGTTTAAGGCTGATTTAATAACGTGCCTAAATAAGCAAAGGGAAACTTATCATATAAgttgaaacacaaaaaagagTGATGAAGaattgtttgcatccccaaaatttattttggtttttggagtgcttcaaaaaaaatgGTCCACCTATTCCTGATGCCTTTATTAAGGTAGCCTGATTAAGAACTAGCTTCTTGCTTTGCACAtttcaatatttgaaatgttatcctaaatcctatatgcatgtgtgATCAAGtctaaatcattttttttaaatattaagaaaaattttgaaataattaaaatatggtttggttttaaaaaaagtGGTGCCCATAGGTCTAAAACTATAGTCTTAAGGGTTAATGAACCCTTAATAATTAGTGActttacaaacttgagattgaATTGTTGAAATAGCCAAATAGTatagaaaacaaattgtttaaaagatatttgagttcttcaaatattgtcactagaactcaaataaaagataacttatatttgaagatagttttgaaaatcgaagttttcaacttgtttaagaaaaatatgattatgaacatacttgtaaattacttattttgcaAACGTGACTTCAAGTTGTCATGCTTCACAAaagcaagtttttcaaattttgtttgagaaataagatatcaaaatatatggacGATGACCGTAGTTTTTGTTCATCACAGGGCCAAAGAAAGAGACTTTGTAATATTGcgaatatcaaaataatatattgCAAAGAATGAAGATTTGATatctaaaacaagaaaatattataatttgtagATGTGTTTCCCTTCTGCCTTAATTTGATTATCATCTCATTAGGGTTTGATCTTGTCTTACTTAAGCTTCTTAGAGATaagcttgtgaaaatttgtGAGTCAAATAAGTGATTGTATATGCATAATTACATAAATTctatatacataataaaaaataaaccattcctactataacatacatctatggagcaacaaaaataaaacaatttgaTGAAAATTGATAGAAGTAAGATCTCATCTAGCGAGTCACTCAAGGGTATATTGAAAATATACCCTTGTCAATGGAAGGCTAGaagcatgataaaaaaaacatgaaagatgaatttgcaatttgaaaaatctAAATGACATGTTCATTgcaaattaacatgtacattaaGAGTGTTTGAGTGTTTTCCTGATTGGACATGTCCCAACCTcagaatgataaaaaaaaaaaaataacccACCCTAAATCCTCACATTGTAATACAGATCCACATACAATCAATCATCAAATAGAGAATTagataaagaaatgaaaaaataaatatatgatgaaagaacaagaatgagtagagaaaaattgaaagaaaaaaagaaaatacatagagagaaataaagatgaaagagggagagaaaaagagagatatttgaaagagaaataattaaatgagagaaaaatgaaaagaaaaacaaaaaaatagaaagaaagatgaaaaattaaaataggagAAATATAAGTTAAAATGATATAGGAAAGttaagaaggaaagaaacaaacattaaaatgaaaaagaaagaagtaaagaatgagagaaaaaaaagttaaaatgaaagaaataaaagttaaaatgagagaaaaacaagtttaaaagatataaacaagttaaaagaaatgaagaagctagttaaaataataaatgatatgttaaaaagagagaaaaaaagatattGAGAAAAATGTTTGCCTTGGTCATACTCTAGGAGGGAGCTTTAAGGAGAATCCTTAGCTCCGGGGAGACTCTACACCTTCATCggcttgttatgaagaaaagagataaaaaaaaatggtataaataaaagttataaataccttaaaaagaagatttggtgTAGAGGCCCTTAGCTTAGGAGAACCAAACaataaaaattgaacaaaaagaaatagtgaaagaagaagagaagaaaaaatatagaagaggagagagagagctcaaagACTTGAAAAGATGATGGATTTTCTCCTTGTTAAATGAGATAAATGAGGAGGTATTTATAAATGAATGAGGCTCAAGGGCATTGTgatctttttaaaataaaattagcCATTAATTAGTCAATTTTAACTTAAAAATAGCTTAAAAACACTAAGAAGGTCAAATCTAACAAAAAATAAGTTGATTGGAGGGTTGACCACGCCAGGGGTAGGCTGCCCACCCAAGGCTCGCCCAGCCTAAGGCAAAAGTTTAGACAAAATAATGTCGATTAAAAAGTCTTATATAAATCCCTTAACTATTATGCACTTTAGaatttataaacttttatataaaattttaaatttctaagcTGGTGTTATCAAATGGGGAATGGAATCAAATTGCTCAGGCCATCGAGTCAGTGAACTCCCCAAACTGTCCTTCAGGTGATTTGATCCGTAATAGATAGCAAAAagttacaaagaaaaagaaaactttattaacatcaaaaaagcataaaaaacgAATTGTGTGAGAAGAAAATTCGTTCAAGTCTCTAGAATTGGCGAAATTTTCCATATAATcttacagaaagaaaaaaaggtaaaagataCCCACATGTAAAAACTAAAAGGATATAAGATACCGGAGGGGTTGCAGCACAGGGTTGCAGCACATTCAATGGCAAAATTGTCCACCTCATAAAAGGACTTGAGTTTAAAGCTTGGGGTGGTAGCTGCCACATTTGGATCGGATCGTAATGGAATTTTAAACAAGCTTTGTAAACTCGAGACAGTAGGGGGCACGAGATGAAAAAGGAAGGTAAGTGAACTCTTTTACATGGCAGTGAAAAAAATTTCTCACCCTTGGTAAGAAAAAATGATCCAAAGCCTAAGTATACACATACATATTACAAAACTAGAACGCTGCCACAAAAATCAATGCCATGAAGGCAAGCAACCTACACACAACACTTTACTAGCCTTGCACTTTAGGAGAACAAGAGGTTGATTGAGAGTTTCCGCTTTTTTTGTgaatggtaggatgaaatattctCCTCTTCacccaaaaacatatatatatatatatatatatatatatatatatatatatatatatatatatatatatatatttattgaacTCTGATTTAATTTGAACTGCAGTTGATATGAGAAATTGGAGAATCAGAAATGTCCCTTCAGTCACAAAAGTTTTTCTAGAAATCATTAAATTATCAAATGATGCTCCCTTATCCTTCAATACAACTTAACAAGATAAGGTTGTAGAGATAGAAGTCGCTTTAGCATCTGTTAGCTTGCGAACACATTATTGTGGTGTCTCGACTTGGAGAGTTTTCAAGCAACGTACCGATCCACAAATGTATTCTGATCTGATCAACGTTGGCTCCACACGCAAGGATTAAATCGTTCCAAGCTGCGCAGGCATTGGGGtgtgtaatgactaaaatgtccCCACTAAAGTGAAAAACGtgaacttttgaaaaagataaaatgaaaattataaaaatattaaaagattaaaatatacatagctttataaaaaatttccaaaataccaccacctcctttctttcttttcgttGCATATTTGTTGTCTTCAGGCAACTCAATCTAGTAGTACCGTTGGCTCTTGGGACACCaaatacatttttgaaaatgtttttcagCTTTCATATAGAAAGGGACTTGACGGGGATGTAAAGCCTTTCTCGAGGCTCTCAAAAGTTTAAGTCGTTGAATATGAAATcctcataaaatatttttctcatacTTTGAACCAGGAAGTTGCTTCTATAAGGTTTGGCTTATGAGAAATTGCTAAATCCTTTTTCTTATATACTAATTTTTCCAATTTATTTACGTTTTTATCAAATATaatcatgtttattttttccatGGAAAGCAGTAGTAACCATCCATGCTTTGAGACATTTCAAAGATATGAATCCGCCATGTCCAAGGGTTGACTCCTGAAAAATTAGTCATTGAACATCGTTCTCATTAAGATAATTCTCTTAGTTAGATCTCACATACTCTATACCTAAGAGGGCATTTGCTTGCTTCACGGTATTTGAGGTCCATGGATATGACGTACAGCTGATGTGACATGCTTTTACTATTGTGGCAAAAGATCTATAGTAAAATTCATGATTATCTTAGTCAAACTAAGGTTCCCAGGACATCAGACCTAAGATTCACACTTGAAATGAAATccttattttgtgtttttgcgTTGAGAAAAAGACTGATTTAAGGTCACAAACAGGAGagtctgattttaaattcatgaatctCAAATCCTGGGGATTTTAGATCAAGGGCAACCAAATGTCCCTTAAGAGTTCAAATTCCTGGAAATATCTTAAATGGCAGAAATATGCATATTCCAAGCAAAACCTTGGCTAGATTTTGGTATGTAATGAAACGCCAAAAATATTGTATTCATAGGCTCTTCCAATTCTCTGTTTTTAAACCAAATTTTAGCTAGATCTCTTTTGTCACAAAAAATCAGTGTCTATTATGCTCTACACTAATGGCATCTAGGTTTGACTTAAGATATGCACATATCCAGTGTGCAAAAAATTAGGGAGTGCCCTAACCAAGAGAATGGGCTCAGCTTCTTGTGAAGCTAAGCCTCAGGACACTTGCATGCATGAAGGTTCTTTTGGTTCAAAGTGAGTTTCATATTGGAGTTGTACACTATTTGGGGTGACCACCATCGCTACGGCAGCTTAGTTTGGCGTCCAACTACTAGAATTATCTCTATTCTACGGCTCCAACAACATGGATTAATGGATGATAATATAGAAACACCTTACGTAATCAGATCTCTTTTCCAAGATCTGCTAGCTACGATTTGATGTCCATGCCAACGATATATCATTCGAGAAAGTGCTCGTTTCAAAGTGATCGGATAAATAACTTGTGTTGAAGACTTCAAGGGTTGATATAACGTAACGAGACCatgcaaatgcaataaaattgaTCTTGGTATTAATAGGAATAAAAATCATCTTTCCAATTGAACCAAAACTTAGGTTTGAACTttacaatataaaaaagtttttggtCATTTCCAATAACTTGATCGTCACTATCATTTGACTCGATTAAGGACGAGTAGAGGAAAACTGTTATTATTCATAacagtttaaaaatattttatgatactACTATGCCATTTCTATAGTCAAGTACCCAACTTCTAATATTTTGTTTAAAGAGTTTTGTGAGATAAagatgtaaattaaaaaaatgtgttcaagttCAGATATTTGCATTTCAAGTATGGCAAAGAGGATAAAAACAAAGTTTAACACGTATTGGGATACATGCAACTTAATTTTAACAGTTGCAAtagttttttattctcattatAAGACAAACATAATTGAGTTTTGTTATAGGTAATTTTATAAAGATGaaatatatgaatatgtctCTGCAATTAATAACTTCTTTTGTGATCtttatgatgaatataaaaCTATTTATGCATTGAAAACACTATCTGCTGGTATTGGTTATATTGTTGATGTTGAGAAAGATAGTGATGCATGCAGTTTTATTTCTttgattgaatttttttctcataagaAGTCTAGAACAAGTGCACTAGATAACTTTTCTTGAATAATCA from Nymphaea colorata isolate Beijing-Zhang1983 chromosome 6, ASM883128v2, whole genome shotgun sequence includes these protein-coding regions:
- the LOC116256001 gene encoding probable prolyl 4-hydroxylase 7 isoform X2 → MSFLALTLFLISHALLSVASVETDHLRLKTDGDESYFSRVPRVTQLSWRPRAFLYQGFLSHEECDHLIKLAKGKLEKSMVADSNSGDSVESTVRTSSGHFLAKGQDDIVTRIEDRIAAWTLLPKENGESIHILHYEVGQKYEPHFDYFHDPKNVALGGHRMATVLMYLADVEMGGETVFPNSEGVVQEKDDSWSDCAKSGLAVKPRKGDAILFFSLHPDATTDQASLHGSCPVTKGEKWSATCWIHVRRFGSAPPEIGGCVDDNQHCSLWASGGECEKNPAYMHHSCKKSCNKCKA
- the LOC116256001 gene encoding probable prolyl 4-hydroxylase 6 isoform X1 — encoded protein: MSFLALTLFLISHALLSVASVETDHLRLKTDGDESYFSRVPRVTQLSWRPRAFLYQGFLSHEECDHLIKLAKGKLEKSMVADSNSGDSVESTVRTSSGHFLAKGQDDIVTRIEDRIAAWTLLPKENGESIHILHYEVGQKYEPHFDYFHDPKNVALGGHRMATVLMYLADVEMGGETVFPNSEVSRCSQLDHCCHDSPLLISACFQGVVQEKDDSWSDCAKSGLAVKPRKGDAILFFSLHPDATTDQASLHGSCPVTKGEKWSATCWIHVRRFGSAPPEIGGCVDDNQHCSLWASGGECEKNPAYMHHSCKKSCNKCKA